One genomic window of Sphingobacterium oryzagri includes the following:
- a CDS encoding SusC/RagA family TonB-linked outer membrane protein codes for MKEKLLSIFILLTCLIGGLSAQTRQVSGRVTSAQDGEPIGGVSVALVGTTTATQTDAAGNFSIEVTANGTLLFSYIGYVSQRIAVNNNSVVNVRLGVDENSLEEVVVTAQGIERTARSIGYAAQKVDGENLVQRSETNVLNALQGKVAGVNISSSSGQPGASTNINIRGITSFGGNNQPLIVVDGIIFSNDTDNSQNTLFGSQPSNRLNDIPPDNIESINILKGPAASALYGSRASAGVLMITTKSGKGMAGKTEVTFNSSANFQNVAYLPEFQTSYGQGTQNLYNNQSTASWGPIFGSVNEVVQGGTGLTVPYQAYPNNMRDFYNTGAFYQNSLNLAGGDDKSNFAAGLSSTIQHGIVPNSKYNRHTANLGGNRTLNNGIKIGGTITYSKTNQRGSTMGNGGSAFGQITRIPMSYDLNGTPILNAAGNRQYFLPGQNSPLWSVENEFFESAVDRAFGNLTIGYDFTDWLNVSYRVTADTYFDQRSQVLRIGAARAPLGDIDEETRFRSEINGDLIINAHKENFLLEGLNATLLLGQNINSRNFRETGVLGSGLSMLGFDNVGNASVFTGSYANREQRRLLGHYAQIGLAYQDYLFLELTGRADKSSTLPVNNNTYFYPSASLSFVPTTAWGNLQSDILSFGKVRGNIARVGRDADPYLLYSIYNITTFGNNTASIQFPLSVGGAAIPGFNISSRIGNLNLRPEFVTSYELGTQLGFFKNRIDLDFTYFSTRSVSQIFNVAVSNASGFDNRTSNIGEMTNKGIEVLLGGYPIRNSAFSWKIDLNFTRIRNNVVSIFGEEPVGGENLTSTVIPDIDAFLGIAPSIAEGYPYGVIVGAAHARNDAGELLVNPNTGLFMPAIGNRVISNPQKDYTLGIGNTLNYKGFALNALVDIQKGGQLFSFSQVDMRNNGMVVETGVDRDQPRILPGVISNGDGTYRPNDIQISAQSYWQGLGGIGSEAAVFDATSYRLREVSLSYSLPQSLMKNTPFGQLSVGVSGRNLWMFAPGFPSDPEVNTQGAGNAQGLDLNGAPTTRNYGFNLRVTF; via the coding sequence ATGAAAGAAAAATTACTCAGTATTTTTATTTTGTTGACCTGCCTGATAGGAGGGCTGTCAGCACAAACCAGGCAAGTGAGTGGGAGGGTAACTTCTGCTCAAGATGGCGAGCCTATTGGGGGCGTTTCCGTCGCACTAGTGGGCACAACAACGGCTACGCAGACCGACGCTGCCGGAAATTTTTCGATAGAGGTTACAGCAAATGGAACCCTGTTGTTCTCTTATATCGGTTACGTTAGTCAGCGAATCGCCGTCAACAACAATAGCGTTGTAAATGTTCGCTTAGGAGTCGATGAGAATTCGTTGGAAGAGGTTGTGGTTACTGCTCAGGGGATTGAACGAACAGCACGATCCATCGGTTATGCTGCACAGAAAGTTGACGGAGAAAATTTAGTTCAACGTTCTGAAACAAACGTGCTTAATGCGCTCCAGGGAAAAGTCGCGGGAGTTAACATCTCGAGTTCATCTGGCCAGCCGGGCGCTTCTACAAATATTAACATTCGGGGTATCACTTCCTTTGGTGGTAACAACCAGCCATTGATTGTTGTGGATGGTATTATTTTTAGCAACGATACCGATAATAGTCAAAATACACTATTTGGATCGCAACCGTCTAACCGGCTTAATGATATTCCGCCGGATAATATCGAATCGATCAATATTTTGAAGGGGCCAGCTGCATCTGCTCTTTACGGATCTAGAGCATCTGCTGGTGTACTAATGATTACCACGAAAAGTGGTAAAGGAATGGCTGGTAAGACAGAAGTAACATTCAATTCTTCAGCAAACTTTCAAAATGTTGCTTACTTGCCGGAGTTTCAAACGTCTTACGGACAAGGAACACAGAACCTTTACAATAACCAGTCGACAGCTTCGTGGGGACCGATATTTGGTAGTGTCAATGAGGTTGTTCAAGGTGGAACAGGGTTGACGGTTCCTTACCAAGCGTACCCAAATAACATGCGCGATTTCTATAATACTGGTGCTTTCTATCAGAACTCCTTAAACTTGGCGGGAGGGGATGACAAAAGTAATTTTGCGGCAGGACTGTCAAGTACCATACAGCATGGAATTGTGCCCAACAGTAAGTATAATCGACATACAGCAAATTTGGGTGGAAATCGTACGTTAAATAACGGAATCAAAATAGGTGGAACGATTACGTATTCCAAGACAAACCAACGTGGTTCGACAATGGGAAATGGCGGTAGTGCTTTCGGGCAAATTACCCGTATTCCGATGTCTTATGATCTGAATGGAACACCTATTTTGAATGCGGCTGGTAATCGCCAATACTTTCTGCCGGGGCAAAATAGTCCGCTTTGGAGCGTAGAGAATGAATTTTTTGAATCAGCTGTAGATCGCGCTTTCGGAAATCTTACCATCGGTTATGATTTTACCGACTGGCTAAATGTATCATATCGCGTAACGGCAGACACATATTTCGATCAACGCTCACAGGTGCTGCGCATAGGTGCAGCACGTGCACCACTCGGTGACATCGATGAGGAAACAAGATTTCGCAGCGAGATTAATGGCGATTTGATTATTAATGCCCATAAAGAGAATTTCCTTTTGGAAGGATTAAACGCAACCTTATTGCTCGGTCAGAATATCAATAGCCGAAACTTTCGAGAGACGGGCGTACTCGGTAGCGGGTTGTCCATGCTTGGATTTGACAATGTTGGCAATGCTTCCGTGTTTACGGGCTCGTATGCAAATCGAGAGCAGCGTAGATTGTTAGGACATTATGCGCAAATAGGATTGGCTTATCAGGATTATTTATTTCTTGAATTAACGGGCCGTGCCGATAAATCATCTACACTGCCTGTTAATAATAATACGTACTTCTATCCCTCTGCTTCATTAAGTTTTGTGCCGACTACAGCATGGGGAAATTTACAGTCTGACATACTCTCTTTTGGGAAAGTTCGTGGAAACATTGCTCGGGTTGGGCGCGATGCAGATCCTTACTTGCTCTATTCTATTTACAACATTACGACCTTTGGCAACAATACCGCTAGCATTCAATTTCCGTTATCGGTTGGCGGAGCCGCGATTCCCGGTTTTAATATCAGTTCGCGAATAGGTAACCTAAATTTAAGGCCTGAATTTGTAACCTCTTATGAACTCGGTACGCAGTTAGGCTTTTTTAAGAATCGAATTGATCTTGATTTTACTTACTTCAGCACGCGCAGTGTAAGTCAAATTTTTAATGTTGCAGTTTCCAACGCTTCTGGTTTTGATAACCGTACAAGTAACATTGGTGAAATGACCAATAAAGGTATCGAAGTCTTGCTAGGTGGATATCCCATTAGAAATTCTGCGTTCAGCTGGAAGATTGATCTCAATTTTACCAGAATACGGAACAATGTCGTATCGATATTTGGAGAAGAGCCCGTTGGCGGTGAAAACTTGACAAGTACTGTCATTCCAGATATCGATGCGTTTCTAGGTATTGCTCCCTCCATAGCCGAAGGGTATCCATATGGAGTTATTGTCGGTGCCGCGCATGCGCGCAACGATGCTGGCGAGCTTTTGGTAAATCCAAATACCGGCTTATTTATGCCAGCTATCGGAAATCGGGTTATTTCCAATCCACAAAAGGATTACACGCTGGGAATCGGCAATACGTTAAATTACAAAGGGTTTGCCTTAAACGCATTAGTTGATATTCAAAAAGGAGGCCAGCTGTTTTCCTTTTCGCAAGTTGATATGCGCAACAACGGTATGGTCGTTGAGACTGGCGTAGATCGGGATCAGCCGCGCATTCTGCCGGGCGTTATCAGTAATGGTGACGGTACGTACAGGCCAAATGATATTCAGATCTCCGCGCAGAGTTATTGGCAAGGCCTTGGTGGTATAGGTTCCGAAGCGGCGGTATTCGATGCCACGTCTTATCGGTTGCGGGAAGTTTCTTTGAGCTACAGTCTTCCGCAAAGCCTAATGAAAAACACACCTTTTGGCCAATTGTCGGTAGGTGTCAGCGGTAGAAATTTGTGGATGTTTGCACCTGGTTTTCCAAGTGATCCGGAGGTCAATACACAAGGTGCTGGAAATGCGCAAGGGCTAGATTTAAATGGTGCGCCAACTACAAGAAATTACGGGTTTAACCTACGTGTTACTTTTTAA